A single Filimonas effusa DNA region contains:
- a CDS encoding NAD(P)-binding protein: MFSVDMTKPADLHSHAKGTGALRSQHPVYKDFLPPCNNACPAGENIQAWLSLAQEGQLYEAWQKLVEENPMPAVHGRVCYHPCESACNRASVDAPVSIHAVERFLGDKALEEGWAIRNTAVKTGKRVLVIGGGPSGLSAAYHLTRLGHEVEIYEAGPMLGGMMRFGIPAYRLPRNILDAEIKRILDLGIKVKLGCKVDDIEKEKASGNFDAVFVAIGAGLAKKIDIPGQAAAKMLDAVSFLRDVEMGTAPKLGRKVAVYGGGNTAIDAARTAKRLGADAFIIYRRDREHMPAHDAEADDALTEGVKINWLRSIKNVDDNDFVVEVMEIQDGKLTGTGKFETLEADALIMALGQDTDAGFLSKLSGIALSKDGTLQVDDTMMTGHKGVFAGGDMVPSQRTVTIAVGHGKKAARHIDAHLKSSKWEKALKNELVGFEKLHVWYKTLAPQQEQAILDAAERTASFQEVLGSYTQAEALYEAQRCLSCGNCFECDGCYGSCPEDAILKLGKGNRYEYDYNKCTGCAVCYEQCPCHAIEMVPETL; the protein is encoded by the coding sequence ATGTTCAGTGTAGATATGACGAAACCGGCCGATTTGCATTCTCATGCAAAGGGCACCGGTGCTTTACGCTCCCAGCATCCCGTTTACAAAGATTTTCTGCCTCCGTGTAATAATGCCTGTCCGGCCGGAGAGAACATACAGGCCTGGCTTTCACTTGCCCAGGAGGGGCAGCTATACGAGGCCTGGCAGAAACTGGTGGAAGAAAATCCGATGCCTGCTGTACATGGCCGTGTTTGTTACCATCCGTGTGAATCGGCCTGTAACCGTGCTTCTGTTGATGCTCCTGTAAGTATTCATGCTGTAGAACGTTTTCTTGGCGACAAGGCTTTGGAAGAAGGCTGGGCCATCCGGAATACAGCTGTTAAAACCGGCAAACGTGTACTGGTCATTGGCGGCGGTCCGAGCGGTTTATCTGCCGCCTATCATCTTACACGCCTGGGTCATGAAGTTGAGATATATGAAGCTGGTCCTATGCTGGGCGGCATGATGCGATTTGGCATTCCGGCCTACCGTCTTCCCCGCAATATCCTTGATGCCGAGATAAAAAGGATCCTGGATCTTGGTATCAAGGTAAAATTAGGCTGTAAGGTTGATGATATAGAAAAGGAAAAGGCATCCGGCAATTTTGATGCTGTATTTGTAGCTATAGGCGCCGGGCTTGCCAAGAAGATCGATATACCTGGTCAGGCGGCTGCCAAGATGCTTGATGCGGTATCGTTCTTGCGGGATGTAGAGATGGGTACTGCGCCGAAGCTGGGTCGTAAAGTGGCGGTATATGGCGGGGGCAACACTGCTATAGATGCAGCACGTACTGCCAAACGTTTGGGAGCCGATGCTTTTATCATTTATCGCCGTGACAGGGAACATATGCCTGCGCATGATGCCGAAGCTGATGACGCCCTGACTGAAGGCGTTAAAATAAACTGGCTCCGCAGTATCAAGAATGTAGATGACAACGATTTTGTTGTTGAGGTAATGGAAATACAGGATGGCAAGTTAACCGGTACGGGGAAGTTTGAAACCCTGGAAGCAGATGCACTTATTATGGCGCTGGGCCAGGATACCGATGCGGGTTTTCTTTCCAAATTAAGTGGTATAGCACTCTCCAAAGACGGCACCTTACAGGTAGATGATACCATGATGACCGGGCACAAGGGCGTATTTGCCGGCGGCGATATGGTGCCCAGTCAGCGCACAGTTACCATAGCCGTAGGTCATGGTAAGAAAGCTGCGCGTCATATCGATGCTCACCTGAAATCCTCCAAGTGGGAAAAGGCGCTTAAAAATGAATTAGTAGGTTTTGAAAAGCTGCATGTATGGTATAAAACGCTTGCACCCCAGCAGGAACAGGCGATACTTGATGCTGCAGAACGTACAGCCAGCTTCCAGGAGGTACTTGGCAGTTATACACAAGCGGAAGCGCTTTACGAAGCCCAACGCTGTCTTAGCTGCGGCAACTGTTTTGAATGCGACGGCTGTTACGGTTCGTGTCCTGAAGATGCGATATTGAAGCTGGGCAAGGGCAACCGTTATGAATATGATTACAACAAATGCACAGGATGTGCCGTATGCTATGAGCAATGCCCTTGTCATGCCATAGAGATGGTACCGGAAACTTTATAA
- a CDS encoding peptidoglycan D,D-transpeptidase FtsI family protein: MKKRWSLSVLLLLQLLLSSDILSQDYSFPITDLLPYIRHNPSDSVCALHNIPQRGTIFDRNRKMLASDSILYDLMVRPGKVKQQDTAIICSLLKISRKEFRDRLKYARNWSDPAQPLPKRTSDQPAPFKGLLSKEITRIFQKKLPELQPAFSLKKRPVRHYPFNTAAHLLGYIKAGGIGETGLEESYDHFLRGTTGLQFWTCDHRNTPSKRWAAGSLDVMPEKGKDLYTTIDLRLQLMGEKLMQGKRGSIVAIDPQTGGILAMISSPAYSPVKLALDRNAYYPALRLNKDKPLLNRAISSYNAPGSAFKLFQALVALQLGVADPYTTFVCKGSYTLCGNPPKPKCHVEGAHQPNLVKALAISCNSYFADLFRKMIGPFPGSGLSQWAELIKHFGFGTRTGIDLPGEKAGMVPDTTLYKLKYRSGWNSCTILSNAIGQGEVSATVLQLANAIAIVAGKGWFYQPHIVDSIAGIPGSSFLAGHQKINAFVLPDSSWNLVHRGMYEAVNTKAGTAYNARVNGLEICGKTGTVENGKGEKDHAVFAAFAPRSRPRIAIVCLVENGGFGAQVAAPVVTQLIKQYLSNAR; this comes from the coding sequence ATGAAAAAAAGATGGTCGCTGAGTGTGCTCCTGTTACTACAATTATTGCTTTCGTCCGATATCCTGAGCCAGGACTATTCCTTTCCCATAACGGATCTGCTACCGTATATCCGGCATAATCCCAGTGATTCGGTATGCGCACTTCATAATATCCCGCAAAGAGGAACGATATTCGATCGCAACCGTAAGATGCTCGCCTCCGATTCCATTCTTTATGACTTGATGGTACGCCCGGGAAAAGTAAAGCAACAGGATACAGCTATCATCTGCAGTTTGTTGAAAATAAGCCGGAAGGAATTTCGCGACCGGTTGAAGTACGCACGTAACTGGTCCGATCCTGCACAGCCATTGCCAAAAAGAACAAGCGATCAGCCGGCCCCTTTTAAAGGCCTGCTTTCTAAAGAGATCACCCGTATTTTCCAAAAAAAACTTCCGGAACTGCAACCCGCATTCTCTTTAAAGAAAAGGCCTGTACGGCATTATCCTTTTAATACAGCCGCTCACCTGCTCGGATACATCAAAGCAGGCGGTATCGGCGAAACGGGACTCGAAGAAAGCTACGATCATTTTCTGCGTGGCACAACAGGACTGCAGTTTTGGACCTGCGATCACAGGAACACGCCTTCAAAACGATGGGCGGCAGGTTCTTTGGACGTCATGCCCGAAAAAGGGAAAGACCTTTATACTACAATAGATCTTCGTTTGCAATTGATGGGAGAAAAGCTGATGCAGGGTAAAAGAGGAAGCATTGTTGCTATAGATCCTCAGACAGGGGGCATCCTGGCCATGATAAGTAGCCCTGCTTATAGTCCTGTTAAGCTGGCGTTGGATCGGAATGCTTATTATCCCGCGCTCAGGCTGAACAAAGATAAACCTCTGTTAAATAGGGCTATCAGCAGTTACAACGCTCCCGGCTCAGCTTTTAAATTGTTCCAGGCTCTGGTTGCTTTGCAGCTGGGAGTGGCCGATCCCTATACTACGTTTGTTTGCAAGGGTAGTTATACGTTGTGCGGCAATCCACCAAAACCCAAATGCCATGTCGAAGGTGCCCACCAGCCTAACCTGGTGAAAGCACTGGCGATTAGTTGCAACAGCTATTTTGCCGATCTGTTCCGGAAAATGATAGGACCCTTTCCCGGATCAGGGCTTTCACAGTGGGCCGAACTGATAAAGCATTTCGGATTCGGTACGCGTACAGGTATTGATCTGCCGGGCGAAAAGGCAGGAATGGTTCCTGATACTACCCTGTATAAATTGAAGTACCGCTCAGGGTGGAATAGTTGTACCATTTTATCAAATGCAATAGGCCAGGGCGAGGTAAGCGCCACAGTATTACAGTTGGCCAATGCTATTGCTATTGTTGCCGGAAAGGGTTGGTTCTATCAGCCACATATCGTAGATAGTATCGCAGGAATCCCGGGTAGTAGCTTTTTGGCAGGTCATCAAAAGATCAACGCTTTTGTCTTGCCCGATAGTAGTTGGAACTTAGTGCATCGCGGAATGTATGAAGCAGTAAATACAAAAGCGGGAACTGCCTATAATGCCCGCGTCAATGGTCTGGAGATCTGTGGTAAAACGGGTACTGTTGAAAATGGAAAAGGAGAGAAGGATCATGCCGTATTTGCTGCCTTTGCCCCACGTTCGCGACCGCGCATTGCTATTGTATGTCTTGTAGAAAACGGAGGCTTTGGCGCTCAGGTAGCAGCGCCTGTTGTTACACAGCTTATAAAACAATATCTCAGTAACGCCCGATAG
- a CDS encoding YdeI/OmpD-associated family protein, translating into MEVKSRLNASVNQFLDKATRWKDEMTLLRTIVLEAKELSEDYKWMHPCYTLQGKNVVLIHGFKEYCALLFHKGALLKDDKGILIRQTENVQSARQLRFTELSQVKKLRSVIKDYIQQAIEMEKSGSKVALKKTSDYAVPDEFQKVLKQDPAVKTAFNALTPGRQRAYLFYFSQAKQAKTRESRIEKCIPKILERKGLDD; encoded by the coding sequence GTGGAAGTAAAAAGCAGATTAAACGCCAGCGTCAACCAGTTCCTGGACAAAGCCACCCGGTGGAAAGATGAAATGACGCTATTGAGAACAATTGTTCTTGAAGCTAAGGAGCTCTCCGAAGATTACAAATGGATGCACCCATGTTATACCCTGCAGGGGAAAAATGTGGTGCTTATTCATGGGTTTAAAGAATACTGTGCATTGCTGTTTCACAAAGGAGCCCTGTTGAAAGATGATAAAGGCATTTTAATCCGGCAAACCGAAAATGTGCAATCCGCCCGGCAGTTGCGGTTTACAGAGCTCAGCCAGGTAAAGAAACTGAGATCCGTCATCAAAGACTATATCCAACAAGCTATAGAAATGGAGAAGTCGGGATCAAAAGTAGCCTTGAAGAAAACATCAGATTATGCCGTCCCTGACGAATTTCAGAAGGTATTAAAACAAGACCCCGCAGTAAAAACAGCTTTTAATGCATTGACTCCCGGCAGGCAACGCGCATATTTGTTTTACTTTTCGCAGGCGAAACAGGCTAAAACACGTGAGTCAAGAATTGAAAAATGCATTCCTAAAATACTGGAGCGAAAAGGATTAGATGATTAA
- a CDS encoding carboxylesterase family protein, translated as MSLTETVTLYSIFKANTSYALLGIVLTILAACTTPDRAVSYQKLAAPANKEAAYAIRAGINKISNDSFTAYIYTGKVNDTVRYRALKPLKENAARKFPLVLILPTSGGIGTDNTSQLNALVKMWAQPALRSAYPAYVVAPQFSQRSSNYTMNRQKGILVSIPSVCLANALDLVDSLCNVWPVDKSRIYVMGFSMGASATINVLGLRPDLFTAGIAISGIPDFDYIHPLLNKPIWFVHGNADDENPFATDSVMLHTLREMHATHKRFWEIDKLAHEVYPPLYTTNLIPEWLFKQRSN; from the coding sequence ATGTCTCTCACAGAAACAGTGACGCTTTACTCGATATTTAAGGCAAATACCAGCTATGCGCTCTTGGGAATAGTATTAACCATCCTTGCAGCTTGTACAACTCCGGATCGCGCTGTCAGTTATCAGAAATTGGCGGCGCCGGCAAATAAAGAAGCCGCTTATGCCATAAGAGCCGGGATCAATAAGATCAGTAATGATAGCTTCACCGCATACATTTATACAGGAAAGGTCAACGATACGGTGCGTTATCGTGCATTAAAACCGCTTAAAGAAAATGCTGCACGTAAATTCCCGTTGGTCTTGATCCTGCCCACTTCAGGTGGTATAGGCACAGACAATACCAGTCAGCTCAATGCATTGGTGAAAATGTGGGCGCAACCCGCATTACGCAGCGCCTACCCGGCTTATGTAGTGGCACCGCAATTCAGCCAGCGCTCCTCAAACTATACAATGAACAGGCAAAAAGGTATACTGGTTTCAATACCTTCGGTTTGCCTCGCTAACGCACTGGACCTGGTAGATTCTTTATGCAATGTATGGCCGGTAGATAAAAGCCGCATATATGTAATGGGTTTCTCCATGGGCGCGTCTGCAACAATCAACGTATTAGGATTACGGCCGGATCTCTTTACTGCTGGCATTGCAATTTCGGGTATCCCCGACTTCGATTACATACATCCGCTGCTGAATAAGCCCATATGGTTCGTTCACGGAAATGCCGATGATGAAAATCCGTTTGCTACCGATAGTGTCATGCTTCATACCTTACGGGAAATGCACGCCACGCATAAACGTTTCTGGGAAATCGACAAGTTGGCGCATGAAGTATATCCACCGTTATACACCACCAACCTTATCCCCGAATGGCTTTTTAAACAAAGATCGAATTAG
- a CDS encoding catalase, which produces MPKKIPARDSIHPQPDDKRAVNPSNAKTESLAPFTEDPTNELMTTNHGVKINDDQNTLKAGERGPSLLEDFIFREKMTHFDHERIPERIVHARGSGAHGVFKVYESQSAITKAAFLQDPTVETPVFVRFSTVAGSRGSTDLARDVRGFAVKFYTTEGNFDLVGNNMPVFFIQDAMKFPDLIHAVKPEPDNEIPQAASAHDTFWDFISLMPESTHMIMWLMSDRAIPRSYRMMEGFGVHTFRLINADGESHFVKFHWKPLLGVHSVAWDEAQNISGKDPDFHRRDLWNAIESGNFPEWELGVQVVPEADEHKFEFDLLDPTKIIPEELVPVQRIGKLTLNRNPDNFFAETEQIAFHVGHIVPGIDFTNDPLLQGRLFSYTDTQLLRLGGPNFQEIPINRPIVEVHNNQRDGHMRQTINKSKTSYNPNSLGGGCPFQAGKLQGGFTSYTERIDAHKIRERSRSFFDHFSQARLFFESQSEPEKEHIAQALSFELGKVQTVAVRERMLHILFHVNKHLAAQVAYALGHHIPKDSSAPMNQGVPADGDPEHYVPIIKDSPLAVSAALSMANTVKDNIRTRQIAILAADGVDEQSLKTVKNALIAEGAVVEVIAPRQGFILSENDEQIPVDKSLLTAASVFYDAVYVPGGTNSAATLESEAEAIHFLNEAFKHCKAIAADASAIQVIEATYFAKKLPPDFSRESVLTEGIVVEKNAKQLASLFIDAIKQHRFWERERPRKVPA; this is translated from the coding sequence ATGCCGAAGAAAATACCTGCAAGAGACAGCATTCATCCTCAACCGGACGACAAGCGTGCTGTTAACCCAAGTAACGCTAAAACTGAAAGCCTGGCGCCGTTTACAGAAGACCCTACCAATGAACTGATGACGACCAACCACGGAGTTAAGATCAATGATGATCAGAACACGCTAAAGGCGGGAGAAAGAGGCCCTTCCCTGCTGGAAGACTTCATTTTCAGGGAGAAAATGACACATTTTGATCATGAACGCATACCCGAGCGCATTGTACATGCGCGTGGTTCCGGAGCCCATGGCGTGTTTAAAGTTTATGAATCGCAAAGCGCTATTACCAAAGCTGCGTTTTTACAGGACCCTACCGTTGAAACACCTGTGTTTGTAAGATTTTCTACTGTTGCAGGCTCACGTGGTTCTACAGACCTGGCGCGTGATGTACGTGGCTTTGCAGTAAAATTCTACACTACAGAAGGCAATTTTGATCTCGTGGGTAATAATATGCCCGTTTTCTTTATCCAGGATGCGATGAAATTTCCCGACCTGATACATGCGGTAAAACCTGAGCCCGATAATGAGATACCACAGGCGGCTTCTGCACATGATACTTTCTGGGATTTTATTTCTTTAATGCCAGAAAGTACCCATATGATTATGTGGCTGATGAGTGACCGTGCTATTCCAAGAAGTTACCGGATGATGGAAGGATTTGGTGTTCATACTTTCAGGCTCATTAATGCCGACGGCGAATCGCATTTTGTAAAATTTCACTGGAAGCCACTGTTAGGCGTGCACAGTGTAGCCTGGGATGAGGCGCAGAACATTTCGGGTAAAGACCCTGATTTTCACCGACGCGATCTGTGGAATGCCATTGAGAGCGGCAATTTCCCTGAGTGGGAACTTGGCGTACAGGTTGTTCCGGAAGCCGATGAGCATAAGTTTGAATTTGACCTGCTGGACCCTACCAAGATCATTCCCGAAGAACTTGTGCCGGTACAACGCATTGGAAAACTGACACTCAACCGTAACCCGGATAATTTCTTTGCGGAAACAGAACAGATCGCTTTTCACGTGGGACATATTGTACCGGGTATCGACTTCACGAATGACCCTTTATTACAAGGCAGACTGTTTTCTTATACAGATACCCAATTACTACGCCTTGGCGGTCCTAACTTCCAGGAAATACCCATCAACAGGCCTATCGTAGAAGTACATAATAACCAACGTGACGGGCATATGCGCCAGACCATCAACAAGAGTAAAACCAGCTACAATCCCAATTCTTTAGGAGGTGGCTGCCCTTTCCAGGCCGGCAAATTGCAAGGAGGCTTTACCTCTTATACCGAAAGAATTGATGCGCATAAGATCCGGGAGCGGAGCCGCAGTTTCTTTGATCATTTCAGCCAGGCAAGACTCTTTTTCGAAAGCCAGTCAGAACCAGAGAAAGAACATATTGCGCAGGCGCTGTCATTTGAACTCGGCAAAGTACAAACAGTAGCTGTAAGGGAGCGTATGCTACACATTTTGTTCCATGTAAATAAACATCTTGCTGCTCAGGTTGCCTATGCTTTAGGTCATCATATACCCAAAGACAGTTCAGCGCCCATGAACCAGGGTGTTCCTGCCGATGGGGACCCGGAGCATTATGTTCCTATTATTAAAGACAGCCCGCTTGCTGTTTCAGCAGCATTGAGTATGGCGAATACCGTCAAGGACAATATCCGGACAAGACAGATTGCCATTCTGGCGGCAGACGGTGTTGATGAACAGTCGTTAAAGACCGTAAAGAATGCATTGATCGCCGAAGGCGCCGTTGTTGAAGTAATTGCTCCCAGACAAGGTTTTATATTATCAGAGAATGATGAGCAGATACCGGTAGATAAAAGTCTGCTTACCGCTGCATCGGTATTTTACGATGCAGTTTATGTACCAGGAGGAACGAATAGCGCCGCTACACTGGAAAGCGAGGCAGAGGCCATTCATTTTCTAAATGAAGCTTTTAAACATTGTAAAGCGATTGCTGCTGACGCCAGTGCTATCCAGGTAATTGAGGCGACCTATTTTGCGAAAAAGCTTCCGCCTGATTTCAGCAGGGAATCGGTCCTTACCGAAGGAATTGTAGTGGAGAAAAATGCCAAGCAACTTGCGTCGCTGTTTATAGATGCTATTAAGCAACATCGTTTCTGGGAGAGAGAACGTCCGAGGAAAGTTCCAGCGTAA
- the nifJ gene encoding pyruvate:ferredoxin (flavodoxin) oxidoreductase, with product MRETIVKTIDGNEAAASVAYRVNEVCAIYPITPSSTMAELADEWSAVGYKNIWDNVPDVIGMQSEGGAAGTVHGALQAGTLTTTFTASQGLMLMLPNMYKIAGELTSTVFHVAARALAAQGLSIFGDHSDVMAARTTGFAMASSNSVQEAHDLALILQAATLASRVPFIHFFDGFRTSHEVSKIEMLSDDDLRAMISDEQVFAHRQRALNPDNPFIRGTAQNPDVYFQARETVNPFYDKVPAMVQEQMNKFAQLTGRQYHLAEYTGCPDAERLIVIMGSATETASETALFLNKNGEKTGVLNVRLFRPFPLQEIVAAIPATVTKIAVLDRTKEPGAEGEPLYKDIVTALTEAYTGGQLNTLPRIVGGRYGLSSKEFTPAMVKGIFDELKNDIPKNHFTIGINDDVTHTSLSYDPHFELDESDVTTALFYGLGADGTVSANKNSIKIIGENTDFYAQGYFVYDSKKSGSQTVSHLRFGKKPVRAPYLINKANFIACHVFNFISRVNILEQARPGAVFLLNSPYGKDEVWDHLPQPVQQTIIDKKLKFYVIDGTAVAEATGMGNRTNTIMQTCFFALAGVLPKDEAIDEIKKAIKKTYAKKGQKIIDLNFNAVDQSLSHLHEVAVPKVVSNKSGFPLTVPVEAPEFVQLVTAEMMRGNGDALPVSMLPIDGTYPSGTTQWEKRNISDTVPVWDAETCIQCGNCSFVCPHSVIRAKFYNQDVLENAPAEFPSARISARGFPETRYSLQVYVEDCTGCTLCVDACPAYNINDRSKKAINMAEKQPILEKEKENIRFFESIDNNDRSKVDFSSVRGTQFLEPLFEFSGACSGCGETPYVKLLTQLFGDRLMVANATGCSSIYGGNLPTTPWSKNSQGRGPAWSNSLFEDNAEFGLGMRVAEDKKLSIARELVLKLKDKIGAEFTSELLEAPQLTESQLALQRLRVEKLTGLLQDHKEDPLVLQLLSLKDHLVRRTVWLIGGDGWAYDIGSSGLDHVLASGRNVNVLVLDTEVYSNTGGQSSKATPTAATAKFASSGKRVGKKDLALQAISYGNVYVAQVAMGANPQQTLLAMREAEAYDGPSLILAYSHCIAHGIDMTKGLTQQELAVKSAYWPLLRYNPQLRRANSNPFVLDSPAATITLKDYAYNELRYKNLQKANPQEAEYLLGKAQELVDLRWQTYENMHSWKADAFAPLM from the coding sequence ATGAGAGAGACAATAGTTAAAACCATTGACGGCAACGAGGCAGCGGCGTCCGTAGCTTACCGGGTAAACGAGGTATGTGCGATCTACCCTATCACGCCGTCTTCCACTATGGCCGAGCTGGCTGATGAGTGGAGCGCCGTTGGCTATAAAAATATATGGGACAATGTTCCCGACGTAATAGGCATGCAGAGTGAAGGTGGTGCTGCCGGTACCGTACACGGTGCTTTACAGGCCGGTACACTGACTACTACATTTACGGCATCACAAGGATTGATGCTGATGCTGCCCAATATGTATAAAATTGCGGGGGAATTGACCTCCACAGTTTTTCATGTGGCGGCGCGTGCGCTGGCAGCGCAGGGGCTTTCGATCTTCGGCGACCACAGTGATGTTATGGCGGCACGTACTACCGGGTTTGCGATGGCATCCTCGAATTCCGTTCAGGAAGCTCATGACCTCGCATTGATATTACAGGCAGCCACACTTGCTTCACGTGTACCTTTTATTCATTTCTTTGATGGTTTCCGGACCTCTCATGAGGTGAGCAAGATAGAGATGCTGAGCGATGATGATCTGCGTGCAATGATCAGCGATGAGCAGGTTTTTGCGCACAGGCAAAGAGCGCTGAATCCGGATAATCCATTCATCAGAGGTACTGCGCAAAACCCGGATGTTTATTTCCAGGCAAGAGAAACGGTGAACCCGTTCTATGACAAAGTTCCCGCTATGGTACAGGAGCAGATGAATAAGTTTGCCCAGCTTACAGGCAGACAATATCATCTGGCAGAATACACCGGTTGCCCCGATGCAGAACGCCTGATCGTTATTATGGGATCGGCCACTGAAACAGCCAGTGAAACGGCGCTGTTCCTGAATAAAAACGGAGAAAAAACAGGTGTTCTCAATGTGCGTCTCTTCCGCCCTTTTCCATTACAGGAGATCGTAGCTGCCATTCCGGCAACAGTAACCAAGATAGCGGTATTAGATCGCACCAAAGAACCGGGAGCGGAAGGCGAGCCCCTTTACAAGGATATTGTAACAGCATTGACAGAAGCTTATACCGGCGGCCAATTAAATACACTACCCAGGATTGTAGGCGGCCGTTACGGGCTTTCTTCGAAAGAATTTACGCCGGCAATGGTTAAGGGAATCTTTGATGAACTGAAGAATGATATTCCCAAGAATCATTTTACGATAGGGATCAATGATGACGTAACCCATACAAGCCTTAGCTACGATCCTCATTTTGAACTGGATGAAAGCGATGTAACTACAGCACTGTTCTATGGTCTTGGGGCTGACGGTACTGTTTCCGCCAATAAGAACAGTATCAAGATTATAGGTGAGAATACAGATTTTTATGCACAGGGTTATTTTGTGTATGACTCTAAAAAATCGGGGTCTCAAACAGTATCACATCTCCGTTTCGGCAAAAAACCTGTAAGAGCTCCTTATCTTATCAATAAGGCCAATTTTATAGCCTGCCATGTATTCAACTTCATTTCAAGAGTGAATATATTAGAGCAGGCCCGTCCTGGCGCTGTATTTTTACTTAATAGTCCCTACGGAAAAGACGAAGTATGGGATCATTTGCCACAGCCTGTACAGCAGACCATCATTGACAAAAAGCTCAAGTTTTATGTTATAGATGGTACAGCGGTAGCGGAAGCTACCGGTATGGGTAACCGCACCAACACCATCATGCAAACGTGTTTCTTTGCCCTGGCTGGTGTTTTACCTAAAGACGAGGCTATCGACGAGATTAAAAAGGCCATCAAAAAAACCTATGCCAAGAAGGGACAGAAGATCATTGATCTCAACTTCAATGCTGTTGATCAGTCGTTAAGTCACCTGCACGAGGTAGCAGTACCCAAAGTTGTTTCCAATAAATCGGGGTTTCCACTTACAGTACCTGTTGAAGCGCCTGAATTTGTACAACTGGTAACTGCGGAAATGATGCGTGGCAATGGGGACGCTTTACCTGTAAGTATGCTGCCGATCGATGGTACATATCCGAGCGGCACTACGCAATGGGAAAAACGTAATATTTCGGATACTGTTCCGGTGTGGGATGCCGAGACCTGTATTCAGTGCGGTAACTGCAGCTTTGTTTGTCCGCACAGCGTTATCAGGGCTAAATTCTACAACCAGGATGTACTGGAAAATGCTCCTGCTGAATTTCCTTCTGCACGTATCTCTGCAAGAGGTTTTCCGGAGACCCGATACAGTTTACAGGTATATGTAGAAGACTGCACAGGATGTACACTTTGCGTTGACGCCTGCCCTGCCTACAATATCAATGACCGCAGCAAGAAGGCCATTAACATGGCTGAGAAGCAGCCTATACTGGAAAAAGAAAAAGAAAATATCCGCTTCTTTGAATCTATCGATAACAATGACCGCTCGAAGGTTGACTTCTCATCTGTGAGAGGCACCCAATTCCTGGAACCATTATTTGAATTTTCAGGAGCTTGTTCCGGCTGCGGTGAAACGCCGTATGTCAAGTTATTGACGCAACTGTTTGGTGACAGGTTAATGGTAGCCAATGCTACGGGGTGTTCTTCGATCTACGGCGGCAACCTGCCCACTACGCCCTGGTCTAAAAACAGCCAGGGAAGAGGGCCGGCGTGGAGCAACTCTCTTTTTGAAGATAATGCTGAGTTCGGACTTGGCATGCGTGTGGCTGAAGACAAGAAACTATCTATAGCGCGTGAGCTGGTGCTGAAGTTAAAAGATAAAATTGGTGCAGAATTTACCAGTGAGCTACTGGAAGCTCCCCAGCTTACCGAATCGCAATTAGCATTGCAGCGCCTGCGGGTTGAAAAACTGACGGGTTTACTGCAAGACCATAAAGAAGATCCGCTGGTATTACAACTGCTTTCGTTGAAGGATCACCTGGTACGGCGTACCGTATGGCTGATCGGCGGTGACGGATGGGCTTATGATATAGGTTCAAGCGGCCTGGATCATGTGCTGGCAAGTGGCCGTAATGTAAACGTGCTGGTTTTAGATACGGAGGTTTACAGTAATACAGGTGGCCAGTCTTCAAAAGCGACGCCTACTGCCGCCACGGCTAAGTTTGCGTCTTCGGGTAAACGCGTAGGGAAGAAAGACCTTGCGTTGCAAGCTATATCGTATGGCAACGTATATGTAGCCCAGGTAGCCATGGGAGCCAATCCGCAGCAAACATTGCTGGCGATGCGCGAGGCAGAGGCTTACGATGGGCCTTCGCTGATACTGGCCTATAGTCATTGTATTGCACACGGCATTGATATGACCAAGGGGCTTACCCAACAGGAACTGGCGGTTAAAAGCGCTTACTGGCCGCTGCTGCGCTATAATCCACAGTTACGCAGGGCTAACAGTAATCCTTTTGTACTTGATTCGCCGGCTGCTACGATCACACTGAAGGACTATGCCTACAATGAACTACGGTATAAAAACCTGCAGAAAGCGAATCCCCAGGAAGCTGAATACCTGCTGGGTAAGGCGCAGGAACTGGTAGACTTGCGCTGGCAGACATATGAGAATATGCATTCCTGGAAAGCGGATGCATTTGCTCCTTTAATGTAG